The segment TCAGACAATAAATGCAATTGATTAttataatattgattttagtattacagtagaacgtcgattatccgggggcggattaaccggcgggcggtttaaccgtgcgcataaatgtgacagctgtttaagcgtacagcgaacatttgcaaCGATAGccaagtgggcaaccagttttttgtacagctctgtagtgtctagaggtgttttcgaaattcatttttgttcatgaacagttgtcaaacctatagttattgattgaaataatattctagtaacgattaatcgattgatttaaagtaaattaatcataaaactaatcAATTCTATAATTTTTATACGAATTTGACATTcgttggaccattatccgtgcaaatcgattaaccggcaaccgtccggtcccgagcaacccggataatcgacgttctactgtatttgaTAATATTACCCTCGTTTAAATTTTCGAGACACCTTCTTTTGCCATATCTATCCGGGAAGATGATGGCCGGATCTTCTCTGCCCGGATGTTCTGAATCCGGGAGATGGGACTCAAATAATGAACTTACACGACCAGTTTGCGAGGTATtatctaaaaaaataattattgtaTGATACATGCGTAGTATTAGTGACTTTGTTAACATTGTTAAAAAGTACATACCAATTGATGATGAAAACACTCTGCTGGGTCCTGCTTCAGCGTCATATTCAGCAGAAAGTTGTTCTAACAATTTATCCCGTTGACGATATAATTTTCCACTTATTTTTGCCATGGCGTCGACAATTACAGAAGGATGAACAGTAACTTAACCAAAATGCTATGTTTATGCACTTGTTAACTTGgttcacaaaaattaacacTTCCTAAACAAGTAAACACACAACACCCTATAAGTTGATGGATTCATTCAAAGCCGCGCAATCTTGACAGATCCCAATGCAATACAGACGGTTTCGCACACACTCTCAAATTTGATTAGTTCGAGCAAATTTCGTGCAGATTTTACCGCAGGACTGCCAAAAATTCATCCAAAAATGAACACATTGTCGATTGGGTATTGTCGTCTAACCATGTCTCGGTGAACACCCATACATCGAAATCAGAGTTAGATGCAGTGAGCCGGAGATCGTTGAATTTTGTGCGTAAACCTCGGACGTTTTAGTAAtagaaaaacatatttttgtgttctttGGTTTAAAACGTATATTTCTAAAAGTAACACATTAAAATATTAGtacaatataaataaacaacacgatATATAAAAAGCGGTAAGGAAGCGATACTGTCTCGTCGACGGTCGGTACAGGAGAGAGCGTTTCTCCGTTCGCTCTCCAGCATCCCGGTGCACACGTCATCAAGGTGACCAGCAACTGTCACCTATGAGAGGCACATATTTCGTGGTAAACACAGGCTcccaacatccccccttcttTAGATTCGCTTGTACGCTGCCATCCACTGAGGTGATCTTCGAACCCGCGAAGATCGACGTAGAGGTTGTACAGGCGAAGGCGTGCCACTGTCAGCCGTTTCAAACCCTGGCGAGGTCGGTGACAAGAACGTTTTTGCAGACCgctgcgatgatgatgacgatgaagttggggacgatgacgatggggcTGGAGACAATGACGATGGGGCTGgagacgatgacgatgacggtgaAGCTGGGCACGATGAAGAtggtgatgacgatgacgatgaagatggggacgatgatgatgatgatgatgatgacgttgGGCACGATGACGATGAAGAGGACGTACAATCTTTTGCAGTTTCTTCCACATGTTGACTAGTAGTTTGATAAGCGTCTGGATAGTGGACTTCCTCAACCATGTTCCATGCATCTAACAACACATTCAAAGGCAACGACGTATTTGAAGTGTTATCCAGCTGGGCTGTGACCTTACTGGTGTTATTTCTATCAACTTGTTTCTGCAACTGGTTAACGTGTGAACGTATCTTCCTGTTTTGCTCAATAGTTACTTCATACATCACTCTACCGATGCGTCCGCTGATCATACCTGGAACCCATCTCCAGTTATTCCGACGATATTGCTTTGCATACACCAGGTCGTTCATCTTAAATTTTCTCGGATTACCTTCTGATACAGGATCTAATCTTTGTGGTGGACGTAGCAGTTCCAAGCAAGTTCTTATCTTTCGGCTGAACATCAATTCAGCAGGCGATTTCTGCTCCAACAGTTTGCTCGGCGTACTCCTGTATGTCAATAGAAAGGTATCTAATGCTTCTGATACGCTACTTCCCCCTTCTCTTATCTTCTTAAACGCTCTTTTGAAGGTGTCGAAGAACCTTTCCGCCTGCCCGTTCGACTGCGGATGAAAGGGTGCCGTACGGATATGCTCAACACCATTTGTGTTACAGAACTCTGCAAAGTCTGCGCTTGTGAATTGAGTTCCATTATCGCTCACGAGGACAGTTGGCATACCGAAACGTGCAAATATATTGCGAAGAATGCGAATGGTGGCTGTAGATGATATTGTCCTGGTAGGGATGATTTCCGGCCACTTTGAAAAAGAGTCGATCGCTAGCAGAAAATAATCACCCTCGATAGGACCTGCATAGTCCACATGCACTCGCTGGCACGGCGCATTCGCTTTCATCCAACAGATTGGTAAACTGGATACAGGTGATTTGGCTGCCATTGCACACTGTCGACACGATTTAACAAGGCTCTCAATCTCCGAATCAAGGCCAGGCCAGTACACATAGCTTCGAGCCAGGGCCTTCATCCGTTCTATTCCTGGATGGCCTAGGTGTAGCTGCTGCAAACATTTGTATCGCTGCGACGATGGTATTATCAACCTTTCTCCAAAAAGGAGACAATCACCAAATGTAGATAAGGACTCACGCCTACTGTGGAAATTGCTCAAAGTCCTGTCTCTCACTGCTGCATGTGGCCATCCATTTCTAGTGAATTCATACACCTTCCGCAATTGAGCATCAGTTTTCGTTTCGTGTTCAACATCACTGAACTTCAACGGTAGGGCTTTACTCACACTGTTCACAACAGATCGTAAGTCTTCCTCTATTTCAATGCTTGCGATCACGTAGTCATCTTCAGGTTTTTCATGTTTAGCTATTAGTCTCGACAACACATCGGCATTACCAAACTTGTCTGTAGGCACGTACTCcaattgaaaatcatacagAAGCAGCGTTAATGCATAACGCTGTAAGCGGTTGGCTGTATACACTGTATACACTGTATATGTATACACATCCGAAAGGTCTATCTGGCTAAAAATCGTACAGGTGGCCAGACTTGCAAATATGTCTTGAGGAAGAGGAAGCGGGTATTGGTGAGGTTGCAGCATATCGTTCAAGCCCGTCGAGTAGTCTCCGCACACTCGTATAGTTCCGTTTGACTTACGCACAACAACAATTGGCGTCGCCCATTCTGAATAATCCACTTTGGAAATtattccatcgttttccagcCGTTCAAGCTCCTTGTCCACCGCTTGAAACATCGCATAGGCTACAGGCCGCTTCGGACGAAAAACAGGTGCACCTTCTTTCAGCTCCAACTGAATTTTCGCCTTAGTGCAGCAACCTAGCTTGCCGGAAAAAAGTTTTGGGAACTCCTTCTGTAATATTGCACTGCACGGTTCATCCAAACCAACACGATTACAAACTGCCGTCAGCGGCACATCCCAAAGGTTGAATATATCCATGGCATCTTTCCCAATAAGTGCCAAATCCGCCGTAGTTACTCGAATCACGCAACTCATGCATTGTTCCGCTACGATCATGGAACCAGCAAATTCGCCTAAgatgtgcaacaaatcaccAGATGCAGTTCTCGCTTTAACCATTGAAGGTTTCAATACAGGTTTTCCAACATGATGCCACAGTCTACGCGAAATAATCGTTATATCAGCGCCTGTATCAAGCATCATTTCCAACGGTGTGCCATTGATGACAACTCTGACGCATCCACGTCCACTCCTGACCGTATTAACCGTCACGCTTCTTACATTGCGATTTTGCCTCATTCTGTTCGTCCACCGAGACGCTGCATTGCAAAATCCTTCCTTATGTCCAAACTTAAAATACTTGCTGCATTTATGATGCTTAAATGTGCATTTTCTAGCCCAGTGGCCTTCGCCGCATAAAAAACATTGCACTCTACTCTGCTTTTCCGGACGTTGGTGTAGCTTCCGACTACCTTGCCACTTTCCCTTAGTGCTTCGACACTTTTCTTGGCCAATCATTTGGACTTTACTTTCACCCGCAAGCAAGGTTGTATCTCTTTTGAGGTTCGTTAGTTTTTCACACAGCTCTGTTAGTTGTGCCAGAGTAATATCCTTCTTTTCTTCCATACGGCTCAGCAATTTCATGCGCACATCGGTATCCTGCTCATCTTTCAGGCCACACACGAAAATCAAACACTTCTGTGTCTCTATGCTGAGCCCGGCTAGTTCCGCTTCTTCGGTAGCCTTATTTATCCGGCACGAAAACGTAACGTAACCCTCAGAGCTcgttttttgcatttgataGCACTTATATCGCTTGCTGACGCACGATTCTTTCGATCCAAACAGCGCGCGCAGTTTCACTACTGTTTCCTCGAAACAAAAATCACTTGCTTTCTGCGGCAATATATAACTGTTGTACCGCTCATGTTCTGCCACTCCAAGTTTCCGCAACAACAATCGCACCTTGGTATCATCTGGCAATTTAGCAGCATCCTTCTCAAAAAGCCCCTCGAACCACCTATACCACGCAGCAAAGGTAACATTTTCCTCAGGATCGTACCGAAACTCCGTCACTTGTTTCGCCAATGATTCGACTAAAAACTCCGGCCCGTTTGGCTCACTCACGTTCATCGACGACATCATCCGGGTTAAAAAACTTTCCTGCTGCTTCATAAATGCTTCCTGCTGTTGGTGTAGgatgctctgctgctgcttgaacATTTCATGTATCCAAGCGGTATTCGGATCAGGGACGCTGCTTTGCCGGTGGCTTTCATGGCTGCTCCGCGATGGCTGTTGGTCACTGTTGCGGTCATCTGAGTTCAGCATCGTGTATCTTCTAACgtgcttttgtgtgtctacGTTGTCAggcgtttttttctcctcgtcgccacttttgTGTTCTTTGGTTTAAAACGTATATTTCTAAAAGTAACACATTAAAATATTAGtacaatataaataaacaacacgatATATAAAAAGCGGTAAGGAAGCGATACTGTCTCGTCGACGGTCGGTACAGGAGAGAGCGTTTCTCCGTTCGCTCTCCAGCATCCCGGTGCACACGTCATCAAGGTGACCAGCAACTGTCACCTATGAGAGGCACATATTTCGTGGTAAACACAGGCTCTCAACACATATCGGTTTTGGTTGTCAAAAGGAATGCTGAATCTCCTGTGGTGCTTAAAATTGCTCTTgtgattacatttttttctggTGCTATTGTTTGCGCAATGTGTGATTGTGCTATTGTAGATGGTGCCATTGTTTGTGTCAACGGATGGTGTATTGTTATGTTCAAAGGATACAGAGGTGCAGGCTCTTGGGTCGTTGAAGGTGGGTCTCGAGGTGCTGGTCGCTGTAGTGGTGCGTTGGTCAATGAATTAGCGATAGATAATTCTTTTGTGCCATGTAGATGCGGACAGAGCCTTGCTCTTAATGTCAAGCGACATCCCGACTTCAAATGAGATGAAAGTCAATGTGCTTGCCTTTGTGCCCTTTGGTAACAGCTTATAGATGATGACGTAATCAGTGGCGCCTATCGCCAACCAGttgataaaaattaaccacTGGTTTGGCTATATCGACCAAAAAATTTATC is part of the Anopheles gambiae chromosome X, idAnoGambNW_F1_1, whole genome shotgun sequence genome and harbors:
- the LOC133394414 gene encoding uncharacterized protein K02A2.6-like, with protein sequence MLNSDDRNSDQQPSRSSHESHRQSSVPDPNTAWIHEMFKQQQSILHQQQEAFMKQQESFLTRMMSSMNVSEPNGPEFLVESLAKQVTEFRYDPEENVTFAAWYRWFEGLFEKDAAKLPDDTKVRLLLRKLGVAEHERYNSYILPQKASDFCFEETVVKLRALFGSKESCVSKRYKCYQMQKTSSEGYVTFSCRINKATEEAELAGLSIETQKCLIFVCGLKDEQDTDVRMKLLSRMEEKKDITLAQLTELCEKLTNLKRDTTLLAGESKVQMIGQEKCRSTKGKWQGSRKLHQRPEKQSRVQCFLCGEGHWARKCTFKHHKCSKYFKFGHKEGFCNAASRWTNRMRQNRNVRSVTVNTVRSGRGCVRVVINGTPLEMMLDTGADITIISRRLWHHVGKPVLKPSMVKARTASGDLLHILGEFAGSMIVAEQCMSCVIRVTTADLALIGKDAMDIFNLWDVPLTAVCNRVGLDEPCSAILQKEFPKLFSGKLGCCTKAKIQLELKEGAPVFRPKRPVAYAMFQAVDKELERLENDGIISKVDYSEWATPIVVVRKSNGTIRVCGDYSTGLNDMLQPHQYPLPLPQDIFASLATCTIFSQIDLSDVYTYTVYTVYTANRLQRYALTLLLYDFQLEYVPTDKFGNADVLSRLIAKHEKPEDDYVIASIEIEEDLRSVVNSVSKALPLKFSDVEHETKTDAQLRKVYEFTRNGWPHAAVRDRTLSNFHSRRESLSTFGDCLLFGERLIIPSSQRYKCLQQLHLGHPGIERMKALARSYVYWPGLDSEIESLVKSCRQCAMAAKSPVSSLPICWMKANAPCQRVHVDYAGPIEGDYFLLAIDSFSKWPEIIPTRTISSTATIRILRNIFARFGMPTVLVSDNGTQFTSADFAEFCNTNGVEHIRTAPFHPQSNGQAERFFDTFKRAFKKIREGGSSVSEALDTFLLTYRSTPSKLLEQKSPAELMFSRKIRTCLELLRPPQRLDPVSEGNPRKFKMNDLVYAKQYRRNNWRWVPGMISGRIGRVMYEVTIEQNRKIRSHVNQLQKQVDRNNTSKVTAQLDNTSNTSLPLNVLLDAWNMVEEVHYPDAYQTTSQHVEETAKDCTSSSSSSCPTSSSSSSSSSPSSSSSSSPSSSCPASPSSSSSPAPSSLSPAPSSSSPTSSSSSSQRSAKTFLSPTSPGFETADSGTPSPVQPLRRSSRVRRSPQWMAAYKRI